The Medicago truncatula cultivar Jemalong A17 chromosome 4, MtrunA17r5.0-ANR, whole genome shotgun sequence genome includes a region encoding these proteins:
- the LOC25479427 gene encoding agamous-like MADS-box protein AGL15, whose translation MGRGKIEIKRIENANSRQVTFSKRRSGLLKKAQELAILCDAEVAVIIFSNTGKLFEFSSSGMKRTLSRYNKCTDSSESASVEYKTEILPKEDSRMVEILKDEIAKLETNQLRLLGKGLAGLGIKELQHLEQQINEGLSSVKERKEELLMEQLEQSRIQEQKAMLENETLRRQIEELRCLFPMTEHVMPSYLQFHHVERKNSFVDNGVVKCPSLTRNCSDEKADSDTTLQLGLPSDVNHKKKTPEKKTFSNDFIESD comes from the exons ATGGGTAGGGGCAAAATCGAgataaaaagaattgaaaatgcTAATAGCAGACAAGTTACATTTTCAAAGAGAAGAAGTGGGTTGTTGAAGAAAGCTCAGGAGCTAGCTATTCTTTGTGATGCTGAGGTTGCTGTTATCATTTTTTCAAACACAGGGAAACTTTTTGAGTTTTCCAGTTCTGg TATGAAACGAACACTCTCAAGATACAACAAATGCACAGATTCTTCAGAGAGTGCATCAGTGGAATATAAAACAGAG ATACTTCCGAAGGAAGATTCTAGGATGGTGGAGATTCTTAAAGATGAAATTGCAAAGCTAGAAACAAATCAATT ACGGCTGTTGGGAAAGGGCTTAGCTGGATTGGGAATAAAGGAACTGCAACATCTAGAGCAGCAAATTAACGAGGGACTATCATCCGTGAAGGAGAGGAAG GAGGAATTACTCATGGAACAACTGGAGCAGTCTAGAATACAG GAGCAGAAGGCTATGCTGGAGAATGAAACTTTGCGAAGACAG ATTGAAGAACTTCGGTGCTTGTTTCCAATGACAGAACATGTTATGCCATCTTATCTTCAGTTTCACCATGTGGAAAGAAAGAACTCCTTTGTAGATAATGGTGTTGTTAAGTGTCCCAGCTTGACTAGAAACTGCTCCGATGAGAAAGCTGATTCGGACACCACATTGCAATTAGG GTTACCTTCTGATGTTAATCACAAGAAGAAGACTCCTGAGAAAAAGACCTTTTCGAATGATTTCATTGAATCAGATTGA
- the LOC25479426 gene encoding UPF0496 protein 4 — translation MVIVLGHKFAKLYNKLENHNHNHHHHHHDSQELSASLKAFRAEVSNLVNELASDSKPGSEILSLFWIKKCLGILPLINKAFTKFTLEIDYPMSKWEVDSIEEYLNYSLCLLELFNSISSSLSHLEKAKLSLIHNLKLLFEHSQSLPTSHHLKAIQPSCLKTKFEYEFCEKSHKVRFLKGKELIVNEAVNEMKIIGFWVCGILLSGLCNDVKPYIEVKKMVDGFDGSSIFTLDSKISEGLDEKKLILKEIKDVNDAVDYLLVASDEVKNDAAKELEIKVNKFVKVFDAVKSEVDDLFSKVMVLRTELIDQLRKQC, via the coding sequence ATGGTAATAGTCTTAGGACACAAATTTGCAAAACTCTACAACAAGCTGGAGAATCACAACCAcaaccaccaccatcatcatcatgattCTCAGGAGTTATCAGCATCCTTGAAGGCTTTCCGAGCCGAAGTTTCGAATCTGGTTAACGAATTAGCATCAGATTCGAAACCTGGATCGGAAATCCTATCCTTATTTTGGATTAAAAAATGTCTTGGAATCTTACCCTTGATCAACAAGGCTTTTACAAAGTTTACTTTGGAGATAGATTATCCAATGAGTAAATGGGAGGTTGATTCCATTGAAGAGTATCTCAACTACAGTTTGTGTTTGTTAGAgcttttcaattcaatttcttcttctctttctcatcTTGAAAAAGCTAAGCTTTCTCTGATTCATAACTTGAAATTACTATTTGAGCATTCACAATCTTTACCTACAAGTCACCATCTCAAAGCAATTCAACCAAGttgtttgaaaacaaaatttgagTATGAGTTCTGTGAAAAAAGTCATAAGGTAAGGTTTTTAAAAGGTAAGGAATTGATTGTTAATGAAGCTGTGAATGAAATGAAGATAATTGGTTTCTGGGTTTGTGGAATCTTATTGTCTGGTTTGTGTAATGATGTTAAGCCATATATTGAGGTTAAGAAAATGGTAGATGGGTTTGATGGTTCTTCAATTTTCACACTTGATTCTAAAATCAGTGAAGGGTTAGATGAGAAAAAATTGATCTTGAAGGAGATAAAGGATGTAAATGATGCTGTTGATTATCTTCTTGTTGCTTCTGATGAAGTGAAAAATGATGCAGCTAAGGAATTGGAGATAAAAGTGAACAAGTTTGTGAAGGTATTTGATGCTGTTAAATCAGAGGTAGATGATCTTTTTTCTAAGGTAATGGTTCTGAGAACTGAGTTGATTGATCAGCTAAGGAAACAATGCTAG